A region of the Astyanax mexicanus isolate ESR-SI-001 unplaced genomic scaffold, AstMex3_surface scaffold_38, whole genome shotgun sequence genome:
CAGAAGTAATTAACTATATGTTTGGGCTTTTTTATACTGATTAATTTTAATGCAGATTTTGGGTCTGTAAAATTGAGCAACACCAATATTAAATCCTGAAATTtagcatgtttatattatataaagaatacTGCTACTCTTGGGTACAGGGTTATGTTCTGGGGGCAGCAGAACAGTAGTTGTAAAGGCGGCGGCAATGTACTATAAATTTGAACTGCATCTTACTGATttatattattgttcattttggGTCAGTATAATTGATTCCTAGCCATATTtagcaataatatattttataccaactagtgctgctcttggggcagcagaactgttgtttatttgtgcaaatcatgttagattaaaatgtttttaaggcTGTAGGGTTGGCTTTTATCATGCTGATCATATTCACATAGAATCCTTTAATTGAGCAATACTCTACTATATACAgggtattgtattgtactgtaaaatTGTGCAATACCCATATTGAATCCTGAAGTTTAGCATTAGTGTATTATATACCGAGAACTGTAATACATATTAGTGTAGTTTAGTTTTTGGACATTATATACATGATATAAGCTGTTAGAATATTCAAAAAATGGTGGTTTGATATGCTGTATTTTCTTTAGACACTGAAACTAtgattaaaattatgttttaccAATTCTAATCTTGCCTCATTGTGTTTTAGGGAATTATTGAGAAAATGAATGGTAAGTATGAAACATTTCATTATCACACCTACACTATTAATTATAAGTTAATTTAAGGTAAACAATGTTAAGACCGTTGGTATCCTTATCAAAATACTGTATACAAGAGCTGCTGTACATAGCAATACATATGCCTGTAGGCTATGTTTTAAtctagaaaaaatataatttgttaaaaaaaaacagaatgttaGGCTAGTATTTTAATAATcaaactaaaatattataaatattacaacttttttcTTTTGCAGTGTTACAAGATTTGAGGTCAGGAGGACTTTATATACAGGATGCAAGACTTGGAAGTGTTGGGCCTTATCCACTTTACATGGAAAGTTTTGAAACCCTTGTGGAGTGCAACAAAGTATCTGACGAGGTATTTGTTCCTCATTTCTATATTCTGTTCATTATTCCATATGCGCTTGTAAACAGTTAACTGTGGCACAATCCCAAAATCAGAAACATTTATGCACATGGTATCGGATGTTGGTTTAGGAGCCTTGTTGGCGATAGACAAAAGACTATCCAGATTTTCAGCAAAAGGTTTAGAAGGTTTGCAGAAAGTATGGGACAAAATGACACCTAAAACACTTCATCGTTTGGTACCCTTGGGGCCATATCGTAGCAGGGCACGTGGCGTGGCAAGTTACCATCGTatacccagtcaacagtctatttttacgccttgcacacacgtccttaaaatagcgttggacttttggaatatattatcgctaatgggcatggtggtctggaaatgatgtgtgttcaggtaaatttctggcgtgtttctattttggctgCGGAAAAAAGCATTGCGCGTCTAATCCGGTGAAACCCGACTAAAATCAACAGTCAGTCGCGCGCACGCAGAGCTGGATCACGATCACCACGAGCACTGCGCTccccattcactataccacacaccatcacttctttaccacagaaaaataaacctcacccagagccttaattaagagaattaaaacatgccgttagagctgcgcaaggcgtaatttttgcgccctcacgacACAGGAcatgcccctaaatccagctgcacaaagtgcaattaactagtgcgctatagatcactatagGGCCCTTGGTGTCAAATGTCTTGGTGTCAAAAGTGTTGTAAGAAGGAATGGCAATGTTACAAAGTGTGAtgcaatgtgttgcaggcctaaagTGCAGGAGTGGACGTATATATACAAATGACAAATGTGatgagataaaacatgaaatatcttgggttcatactgtctgcattgATAGTTTAACATTATTCTTCAAACATCACTGTTTCTTGAAATACCGGCCTGGGCTCCAAAAATATTTGTCAACACAAAACTACATGCATCTCTCACTTTTAGAAGTTTTTTCCTGATTGTTTTTTAACTatctttctttgttctttttcctCAGATCATGGATGCCTTGTTCCATCTGTTCAGCATGGTAATAGATTGTTAAATCCTATGAATGACAATATATGACAATACTTAATCATTATTTTCTGGGTATTAAGATAGCATGAGTGGAGAGCACTTGTCAAATGTGCGTTTCTTTACAAAGAAGTGTAATTAGCCCGGTTTTAATGAAACTGGTTCATGCGAAATCATCAAACCAAAAGTTATTTAATATTACAAatctgtgagtggcaaaagtatgtaaagctttgttttcagtatctggtgttgCCCCTTGTGCAACAATAACTCCAAATAAAAGTTTACGATAACTGCAGATTAGTCCTGCATATCggcttggaggaattttagcctGGTCCTCCATACTAAACATATTTGGCTGTGTTATGTTGGTGTGTTTCTTTTTCTATAAACTGCTGCTTTAGCTCTGCTTACAACATTTCTACTGTATTAAGATCAGCACCACTGTCAATatcaataataaattatttttaataatagataGAGTTTTGGTAAGTTTCTATAAATCAAAAATCCCAGCAGTGCCACAAACAGTGAGTTTGATGAGTTTACATAAACTAATTCcactaaagcagggctaattaCACTTCTTtgcaaagaaataaaataacttgaCTTGTTCCCCATATTACCTTTAAGGACatgttaatcataattaaaaagaTCAGCCTCTGATTCACAAAAACTTGCACATCCTGTTCTACTCCAGGAAAAGGTTGGCTACCTTGTATTGAAAACAAAACCCAATTGCAAACATTTGCTTTGTTTTCACTTACTGTAAAGCATTTGTAATTAAGTCACATAAGTAAGCATTCtgtgtacatatttttttttctagaagcgACCAGGTATACTAGCAATCAATGCTCATACTCTGTCTCATATTCTTGATGGGGGAGCAAGGGCAAGGAGCCATTATTTTATCAAGGTAAACTTTTTTAACTTGCATTTTCTTGCTTTATTTGCATAGACTCACACTATTTTATATGaagttatataaaattatatttcagttttacattgtttttgttttctcttcaACTAAGAGGAACATCTTTAAAAACACAAGGGAGGTTATTGGTCCTTACTTGGAACACGGGAATCACTGGACTTTTTTTGTAAGTTAATAAATGAAAGTTTTGATTTACATAGTACTACATGGTTCAACATGCAAATGTGTTAATAACTGCTTAAATGCATGATACTGACACACTCATAAAGTCACTCATTTGCAAAAGTCATGCAGTACTTGCTatttaattaaaagcattttgttGGCAAAATAAGATCCTTGATTGTAGAAATGTCTCATTCATTCATATTCAAAATTTCTTTATAGCACTGCAGTTTTGTAGATCGTACTATAACATATCTCAATTCGCTTGGGGAACAGGATCAGCAATatgataaaattaaaaacaactgGAGGTAGGAAGaaagattttatatatatctgtaaaacaagtgtttgaaatatatatttttcaaacacTAGTTTTACAGAGATACATATTTGCCATGTATGCTTACATTCCAGCACATTTGCTGCAGCAAAAGGCTACCACGGACCATGGAAAAGGACAACAAGGAACCATTCTCTTCAGAGTGATTCTATTTCCTGTGGAGTTTTCACAGCTGTGGTGAaatatttattgttgtttatattattattagctgAATGAGTAAGCAAAtagttttggcaatatagtgtgtatatagggTAAAATAATGGTAGTTTTTGGGAACATATTTTGCAAAAACTACAGTTGTGTAAATTGTTTATGCCAGTTGcatgtttttttacagtggaaATTTGTAATAGGATCAAAAGACCATctaatctaaaaatatttttacacttgtaaaacaagctaaacaaaaaaaatgtattagactGCTGTAATTGATTGCAATTATCATCTTTGTAGTTTGCTGAGACATTTCTGGAAGGGGAAGAGGGGTATCTTACATGCCCACCAGTACATGAAGAAAGACAACGATTGGGTCTGCTTCTTTTCAAGTCACTTGGCAAGTATAATATATATTCACATATTAACAGTGTATGCCCCAGTTGATTCACTCCAAAGGCAAACTGTGCAATGctcagaaaaacataaaaaaaaacaagagctacGTGTCTGACAATACAGGTCTAAGGAAGCATGTTAAATTTGTTTCTAAAAAGAACATGACAGCAAAGCCTAATAAACAAACCACAAGGCTTTTAAAACAGTGTCCAGCCATTACACCAAATTAGAGATGTGGACCTGGGCAACTTATAGTCAACCATGAACTGTGTATACCAAAGTATTCTACAGTCAAATGTGAGGCCATCTATCAAACAGCTAAAGTCAAGAGTTGGTATTCCAGGAAAAAACTAAACTACAACAGAAttgctgaaaaagaaaaaaatgaaggtgCCAATATGTAATTTGTAATTGGTTTCTTATGTGAGTACATATGTTTAGGTTCCTTGCTGTTTTAATCCTagtaaataaatttattttgtgttttagataGGTCAGGTGTTTGTGGCATTTGTCATAAAACAGTGTCTAAGAAGAGCAAGGCAAGTGATGCAGTTTTACACCttttaatacataatataaacattacaGATTCTGTAATTCTAACCTTGAGTAAAATTTATTTTCTTACTAAACTTGAAATTAACcttgaaaaaaagattaattaattgtggagaaataaaaataaacttgatgtaatcatttataatgtttttttctaggACAAATGCTTAACATGTTTAGCAAATATCCATGCAAAATGTCTACCTGTGAATCCAGAGGACAGCAAGTGTCTTTTTTGCAAAGGTACTAAATTTTAGTGTAAATAACTTATAATGAACATAAAATGTGACATTTGagtcaaataatgaaaaatgtatgcTTTCATAATAGTATTCGCAATAGGATTCTCAATTCCTTGAGATCCActactatatactataatatgAAGTGATAGGctctctaaagtttttttttttctcttagccTTTGTTATTTTTCAAATGTTGTTTGTTTACTATTTAAAAGATTCAATTATTGAGTTTTGCATTTAATAGGGCAGGAAAGAAGAAATCCAGTTAAGGTAGAGGAGAGTACAGGACAAAGCAACCAAGACAACACAGGAGTTCAGGAAATAGTCAGTTCAGGACAAAATTATGATAAAGTTCAAAGAGAAGATGATCCAGGACAAAGCAACAAAGACTATACAGCTCTTCATGGAGAAGACAGTTCaagacaaagcagcagagacaaagaagctgagggagaagaccgttcaggacaaagcagcagagacaaagaagctgagggagaagacagttcaggacaaagcagcagagacaaagaagctgagggagaggacagttcaggacaaagcagcagagacaaagaagctgagggagaggaCAGTCCAGGACAAAGctgcagagacaaagaagctgagggagaagatatttcaggacaaagcagcagagacaaagaagctgagggagaggacagttcaggacaaagcagcagagacaaagaagctgagggagaagatatttcaggacaaagcagcagagacaaagaagctgagggagaagatatatcaggacaaagcagcagagacaaagaagctgagggagaagatatttcaggacaaagcagcagagacaaagaagctgagggagaagataTTTCAGGACAAAGTCCAGGAGATCAGACAAGTAAATAGAAAATTAGATGACTAGAGTAACTGGCCCAAACTTTAAACTTCTGCTCAATTCAAGGGCGTTAATGTTGTGTTAATTTGTTGTATACAAATCTTCTAAAACAATTTTGTTTTGGAATAGTTTTTACACATGATGTAGTacatttttggaatgtgttttcATTCCAAATAGAAGAGTAGTAAAGTAGAATATGATGGGTCTTCCAGGTAAATTATTCTAACCAAAAGCATTGCCTGGTTGGATCTTAAGCCATCTTTGTATTTGCATATTACCTTTTAGCAGTCCTAGAAACGCTTAATGCTGTCATATATGACTGGACAAACAACAGGTCCGTTTAGCACTCCATGTcttataaaaaataagttttggtAATTGTTGAAAATGATTAAATCTgattgtaaaataattttaagcAAATTCCTTATCATTGTTGGGTATTGTCAAGTATCACAGAACTAGGAACTATAACTTCTTAAACTGTAATTTACTACTGCCACAGAAACTTTACTAAcctcatttgaaaaaaaaaacgttaat
Encoded here:
- the LOC125794055 gene encoding uncharacterized protein LOC125794055 isoform X2 — encoded protein: MNVLQDLRSGGLYIQDARLGSVGPYPLYMESFETLVECNKVSDEIMDALFHLFSMKRPGILAINAHTLSHILDGGARARSHYFIKRNIFKNTREVIGPYLEHGNHWTFFFAETFLEGEEGYLTCPPVHEERQRLGLLLFKSLGKYNIYSHINSVCPS
- the LOC125794041 gene encoding uncharacterized protein LOC125794041 yields the protein MNCVYQNRSGVCGICHKTVSKKSKDKCLTCLANIHAKCLPVNPEDSKCLFCKGQERRNPVKVEESTGQSNQDNTGVQEIVSSGQNYDKVQREDDPGQSNKDYTALHGEDSSRQSSRDKEAEGEDRSGQSSRDKEAEGEDSSGQSSRDKEAEGEDSSGQSSRDKEAEGEDSPGQSCRDKEAEGEDISGQSSRDKEAEGEDSSGQSSRDKEAEGEDISGQSSRDKEAEGEDISGQSSRDKEAEGEDISGQSSRDKEAEGEDISGQSPGDQTSQLPNPLVRTPPITSNAPTHQEEGFIVESVLKVSDFHQTKRYLVTTDELQRRCAQPESYSANTVVAYLRKAKGQKRNIEQKLAELEVNPSKRTKLTSLCSKLCEAKFIPQKKVGQALLEDGNVHEGMAKTEDCRKTLKAVEKALETNWHTFDLATHGLGPAVIKGTFELIDACLKEKMKALQS
- the LOC125794055 gene encoding uncharacterized protein LOC125794055 isoform X1 encodes the protein MNVLQDLRSGGLYIQDARLGSVGPYPLYMESFETLVECNKVSDEIMDALFHLFSMKRPGILAINAHTLSHILDGGARARSHYFIKRNIFKNTREVIGPYLEHGNHWTFFHCSFVDRTITYLNSLGEQDQQYDKIKNNWSTFAAAKGYHGPWKRTTRNHSLQSDSISCGVFTAVFAETFLEGEEGYLTCPPVHEERQRLGLLLFKSLGKYNIYSHINSVCPS